From Leguminivora glycinivorella isolate SPB_JAAS2020 chromosome 24, LegGlyc_1.1, whole genome shotgun sequence, a single genomic window includes:
- the LOC125238758 gene encoding uncharacterized protein LOC125238758, producing the protein MSRMSNTWACKVEGSIKMEEKYIQHKQTNEEEMLDIEDSIPTAFLVQKPTHTPMFAAQPEAVDKPQEIVKVENVVKKEVEKEEPEEQKDQLVNNLEELRKLAEAVSSQLDAAKKAEEIKEERKKKLRRKKLWNPMLHIAIYTLRC; encoded by the exons ATGAGCCGAATGTCAAACACATGGGCGTGTAAAGTTGAAG GGTCAATAAAAATGGAAGAGAAGTACATACAACACAAGCAGACGAACGAAGAGGAAATGCTGGATATCGAAGACTCCATACCAACAGCTTTCCTCGTCCAGAAACCTACACATACTCCTATGTTCGCGGCGCAACCAGAAGCTGTAGACAAACCACag GAAATCGTCAAAGTAGAAAACGTAGTAAAAAAGGAAGTCGAAAAAGAAGAACCAGAGGAACAGAAAGACCAACTAGTCAACAATTTGGAAGAACTCCGCAAATTGGCCGAAGCCGTCTCTTCTCAGCTCGACGCCGCCAAGAAAGCAGAAGAAAttaaagaagaaagaaaaaagaaattaaGAAGGAAGAAGTTATGGAACCCGATGCTGCACATAGCTATTTATACACTAAGATGTTAG